One genomic segment of Arachis duranensis cultivar V14167 chromosome 4, aradu.V14167.gnm2.J7QH, whole genome shotgun sequence includes these proteins:
- the LOC107483397 gene encoding plasma membrane ATPase 4, with protein sequence MPTIVGMAPKNQDAIDAAIVGMLADPKEARARIRYVHFLPFNPVDKRTSLTYIDADGNWYCASKGAPEQIMNLCNLRDDAKKKVHAIIDKFAEKGLRSLAISRQEVPSWQDKDASIATLPVEELIEKANGFAGIFPEPQKLLQREESLNS encoded by the exons ATGCCTACTATTGTTGGAATGGCACCGAAAAATCAGGATGCCATTGATGCTGCTATTGTTGGAATGCTTGCAGATCCCAAAGAG GCAAGGGCTAGAATCAGATATGTTCACTTTTTACCTTTCAATCCTGTTGACAAGAGAACTTCTCTGACTTACATTGATGCTGATGGAAACTGGTACTGTGCCAGCAAAGGCGCTCCGGAGCAG ATCATGAACTTGTGTAATCTAAGGGATGATGCTAAGAAGAAGGTTCATGCCATTATTGATAAGTTCGCCGAAAAAGGCCTTCGTTCCCTAGCCATTTCAAGACAG GAAGTTCCTTCTTGGCAAGACAAAGATGCAAGTATCGCCACACTTCCCGTCGAAGAGTTAATTGAGAAAGCCAATGGATTTGCCGGAATCTTTCCAG AGCCTCAAAAACTATTACAACGGGAAGAATCTCTTAACAGCTGA